One genomic segment of uncultured Desulfobacter sp. includes these proteins:
- a CDS encoding AAA family ATPase, whose protein sequence is MWFGEKHREALATLRYGILDNKGFLLLTGDVGTGKTSLINALIQSLEQDVICTSVPDPSLIKLDFLNYIASSFGMDREFTSKGAFLAHFKNFLLSAAEKNKKVLLIIDEAQLLTQEMLEEIRLLSNIEKPDAKLINIFFIGQNEFNEILNRPQNRAVLQRMTLNYNLEPLTPEEVDEYIRHRLKIAGTQERLFDWDAVQEIFLYSGGFPRRINILCDHSLLSGFVREQRIIDAGIVKECAKELKIPAHVRNRDINEPFEPDTYHENKNNIPNDLSARDFDHYPPVQQPVPPVPQPQIKQFPWGNLLIIICFFIFAWYFMFPDHFFSMRSRVEQPFDQTQEIIKEQKTDKTIQPENQPAVQKPEHPDNQTPPNPKTAVEKKVQDQAENPEELKFVIEPPETDLSPELNNPLPPLSKDKITVRFKHNGNAIIEKDLKKLEAFSKPLVVHQDSKILITGYTDAMENGTYNVRLSEFRANIVKSFLLGLGVKSYQMQIQGRGAQDPIESNDTIWGRMMNRRVEIEVIE, encoded by the coding sequence ATGTGGTTTGGGGAAAAGCATAGAGAAGCCCTTGCCACCCTTAGGTACGGCATCTTGGACAACAAAGGGTTTTTGCTTTTAACCGGTGATGTGGGAACAGGCAAAACATCTCTGATAAACGCATTAATCCAGAGCTTGGAACAGGATGTCATTTGCACCTCTGTACCGGATCCGAGCCTGATTAAACTTGATTTTTTGAATTATATTGCCTCATCCTTTGGCATGGACAGGGAATTTACATCCAAAGGTGCATTTCTTGCCCATTTTAAAAACTTTCTGCTCAGCGCCGCTGAAAAAAATAAAAAGGTGCTGCTCATCATTGACGAAGCCCAGCTGCTTACCCAGGAAATGCTTGAAGAAATCCGCCTGCTGTCAAATATTGAAAAACCAGATGCAAAGCTGATAAATATTTTTTTCATCGGACAAAACGAATTCAATGAAATTTTGAACAGACCCCAGAACAGGGCGGTTCTCCAGCGGATGACCCTCAACTACAACCTGGAGCCCTTGACCCCGGAGGAGGTGGATGAATATATTCGCCACCGGCTTAAAATTGCAGGCACACAGGAACGGTTGTTTGACTGGGATGCGGTGCAGGAAATTTTTCTATATTCAGGCGGATTTCCAAGACGCATCAATATTTTATGCGATCATTCCCTGTTGTCCGGGTTTGTCAGGGAACAGCGGATTATTGACGCAGGCATTGTAAAGGAATGCGCAAAAGAACTAAAAATCCCAGCCCATGTCCGCAACCGTGACATCAATGAACCGTTTGAGCCCGATACCTACCATGAGAATAAAAATAATATCCCGAATGACCTGTCTGCCCGGGATTTTGATCACTATCCGCCTGTACAGCAGCCTGTCCCCCCAGTTCCACAACCGCAAATAAAACAATTCCCATGGGGCAATTTATTAATTATAATCTGCTTTTTTATTTTTGCCTGGTATTTTATGTTCCCGGACCATTTTTTTTCCATGCGTTCCCGGGTAGAACAGCCGTTTGATCAAACACAGGAAATAATAAAAGAACAAAAGACAGATAAAACCATCCAGCCGGAAAATCAGCCTGCTGTCCAGAAGCCTGAACACCCGGATAATCAAACCCCGCCTAATCCAAAGACTGCCGTTGAAAAAAAAGTCCAGGATCAGGCTGAAAACCCGGAAGAACTCAAATTTGTCATTGAGCCCCCGGAAACAGATTTATCACCGGAATTAAATAATCCCCTGCCCCCACTTTCAAAGGACAAAATTACAGTCCGTTTTAAGCATAACGGCAATGCTATTATTGAAAAAGATCTTAAAAAACTTGAAGCATTTTCAAAACCCCTGGTTGTGCATCAGGATTCAAAAATTCTCATTACCGGATATACGGATGCCATGGAAAATGGCACATATAATGTAAGATTATCCGAATTCAGGGCCAATATCGTGAAAAGCTTTCTTCTGGGGCTGGGGGTAAAAAGCTATCAGATGCAAATCCAGGGTAGAGGCGCACAGGACCCGATTGAAAGCAATGATACGATCTGGGGCCGGATGATGAACCGCAGAGTTGAAATCGAGGTGATTGAATGA
- a CDS encoding SDR family oxidoreductase, translating to MRFTLIEQNLKKNPRSWLITGCAGFIGSNLLETLLNLGQTVTGLDNFSTGFQHNLDQVKEAVGPEAWQKFSFIEGDITNAGTCAAVCTGQDYVLHQAALGSVPRSVADPLTTNENNITGFLNMLTAARDADVKRFVYAASSSTYGDHPTLPKKEETIGNPLSPYAVTKLVNELYARVFASTYGFKSIGLRYFNVFGRRQDPNGAYAAVIPLWFGALIRKSTVYINGDGETSRDFCFIDNCVQANLLAATAGDDAADQVYNVAFGQRTTLNQLFSLIRDRVAETLPDRADVTPEYRDFRPGDVRHSLADISKARDLLGYRPQYSVQDGLDEAAFWYMNHLNKPGKA from the coding sequence ATGCGTTTCACATTAATTGAACAGAATTTGAAAAAAAATCCAAGATCCTGGCTGATCACCGGATGCGCAGGGTTCATTGGCTCCAATCTTCTGGAAACTCTGCTTAATCTCGGGCAAACAGTAACCGGCCTGGACAATTTTTCCACAGGATTTCAACATAATCTGGACCAGGTCAAAGAGGCTGTTGGTCCTGAGGCATGGCAGAAATTTTCTTTTATTGAAGGGGATATCACCAATGCCGGCACCTGCGCGGCTGTTTGCACGGGGCAAGATTATGTACTTCACCAAGCTGCTTTGGGTTCCGTTCCCCGGTCTGTTGCTGATCCCTTGACCACCAATGAAAATAATATTACAGGCTTTTTAAATATGCTGACTGCAGCCCGGGACGCGGACGTAAAACGGTTCGTATATGCTGCATCAAGTTCCACCTATGGGGATCATCCAACGCTTCCCAAAAAAGAAGAGACTATCGGTAATCCTCTTTCCCCCTATGCCGTGACAAAACTGGTCAACGAACTGTACGCCCGGGTGTTTGCTTCCACCTACGGGTTTAAAAGCATCGGACTGCGATATTTTAATGTGTTCGGCCGCCGCCAGGACCCTAACGGGGCCTATGCCGCAGTAATTCCTTTATGGTTTGGCGCATTGATCCGTAAAAGCACGGTTTATATCAATGGTGACGGTGAAACCAGCCGGGATTTCTGTTTCATTGATAATTGTGTTCAGGCCAATCTGCTGGCTGCAACGGCCGGGGATGACGCCGCAGACCAGGTATATAACGTTGCATTTGGGCAGCGCACCACGTTAAATCAGCTGTTTTCATTGATCCGTGATCGGGTGGCCGAAACACTGCCGGACCGCGCCGACGTAACTCCGGAATACAGAGATTTCAGGCCAGGGGATGTTCGCCATTCCCTGGCAGATATATCCAAGGCCCGGGACCTTTTGGGATACCGTCCGCAGTACTCGGTTCAGGACGGCCTTGATGAGGCAGCCTTCTGGTACATGAACCATTTGAATAAACCAGGAAAAGCATAA
- a CDS encoding TIGR03790 family protein: protein MRFSIGIFAALFSLFSFSVMPALALSPDEVLVIANRNAAKSQVLAAWYMEKRQIPKENLLLVFITDKETCSRDAYLKKIVPPVRRALKKNRKINAIVTMYGLPLRISSPGMTKEEQTRIDRLAVQKKKFDDLKEKNGQMTEEQKKTLSQINKKIKQLKASTDKMASFDSELMLVKKNEYTLNFWLPNPFFLPWRSKKTAIGKSDVIMVSRLDGAEPSIVKRIVNDSIEAETNGLSGTAYFDARWKNPGQKKVSGYGLYDKSIHNAAGRLKKEGLTVVLDDKQDLFQPGDCPNASLYCGWYSLANYVDAFTWEKGAVGYHIASSECATLKRKNSNVWCKKMLDNGIAATVGPVGEPYVQSFPMPEIFFDFLTKGKLTLVESYLVSLPYLSWKQVLVGDPLYRIKINNP, encoded by the coding sequence ATGCGTTTTTCTATTGGCATTTTTGCAGCCTTATTTTCTTTATTCAGCTTTTCCGTCATGCCTGCCTTGGCTTTGTCTCCGGATGAAGTGCTTGTTATTGCCAACCGCAATGCTGCTAAAAGCCAGGTCCTTGCCGCCTGGTACATGGAGAAACGGCAGATCCCTAAAGAGAATCTGCTGCTGGTATTTATCACAGATAAGGAAACCTGTTCACGTGACGCTTATTTAAAAAAAATCGTTCCCCCGGTCCGTCGAGCCTTGAAAAAGAATCGGAAGATCAACGCCATTGTCACAATGTATGGGCTTCCGCTACGGATTTCTTCACCAGGGATGACAAAGGAGGAACAGACCCGGATAGACCGGTTGGCCGTGCAAAAGAAAAAATTTGATGACTTGAAAGAAAAAAATGGACAAATGACTGAAGAACAAAAAAAAACGCTGAGCCAGATAAACAAAAAAATTAAACAGTTAAAGGCTTCCACGGACAAAATGGCGTCCTTTGATTCTGAATTAATGCTTGTCAAAAAAAATGAATACACGCTTAATTTCTGGCTGCCCAATCCTTTTTTTCTGCCATGGCGGTCCAAAAAAACGGCCATTGGTAAATCAGACGTGATCATGGTCAGCCGTCTGGACGGGGCTGAACCAAGCATTGTCAAACGGATTGTAAATGACAGCATTGAAGCTGAAACAAATGGCTTGTCCGGTACGGCCTACTTTGATGCCAGATGGAAAAATCCTGGTCAAAAAAAAGTTTCCGGATATGGACTTTATGATAAATCCATCCATAATGCGGCAGGCCGTCTGAAAAAAGAAGGGTTGACGGTGGTCCTGGATGACAAGCAGGATTTATTTCAGCCTGGAGACTGCCCCAATGCTTCCCTTTACTGCGGGTGGTACAGCCTGGCCAACTATGTGGATGCTTTTACCTGGGAAAAAGGGGCGGTTGGATACCACATTGCAAGCTCGGAATGCGCGACGCTAAAACGTAAAAACAGTAATGTCTGGTGCAAAAAAATGTTGGATAACGGCATTGCCGCCACTGTCGGCCCTGTGGGAGAGCCCTATGTCCAGTCGTTCCCTATGCCGGAAATATTTTTTGATTTTCTGACCAAGGGAAAACTGACCCTGGTCGAATCCTATCTAGTCAGCCTGCCGTATCTGTCCTGGAAACAAGTGCTCGTGGGGGATCCTTTATACCGGATAAAAATAAACAATCCATAA
- a CDS encoding CPBP family glutamic-type intramembrane protease: MNSSNTDSSQKKWKNMDLLIPYAAPYFAYVALSSVLHNKLPEEIIYIMKLVIVPGLLIWAWKWYVPLTGPKNKWISCLWGIIFGIIGLVVWCGLYAPFTNPGDGAPWSDIGFSLRLLTAGFVVPVFEELFMRGFVFRVALQWDFLRRQKTPKAFSAALDEASIFDVAPGQWTIYAIVISTIIFAAGHVVAEWPAAIAYGVLMALLWILRKDLISCIVAHGVTNIGLALYVYYFGHWELW, translated from the coding sequence ATGAATAGTTCCAACACTGATAGTTCCCAAAAAAAATGGAAAAATATGGATCTGCTGATTCCCTATGCAGCACCGTATTTCGCTTATGTGGCTCTTTCTTCCGTTCTGCATAACAAGCTGCCCGAAGAAATCATATATATAATGAAGCTGGTAATTGTGCCCGGGCTTTTGATCTGGGCCTGGAAATGGTACGTTCCTTTAACCGGCCCTAAAAATAAATGGATATCATGTTTGTGGGGAATCATTTTCGGGATCATCGGACTGGTGGTGTGGTGCGGTTTATATGCCCCTTTTACAAATCCCGGGGATGGCGCGCCATGGTCTGATATCGGATTTTCCCTGAGGCTTTTGACCGCCGGTTTTGTGGTGCCGGTATTTGAAGAGTTGTTCATGCGTGGATTTGTCTTCCGGGTCGCCCTGCAATGGGATTTTCTGCGCAGGCAAAAAACCCCAAAAGCTTTTTCTGCGGCCCTGGATGAGGCCAGTATTTTCGATGTGGCACCGGGGCAGTGGACCATTTACGCCATTGTGATTTCAACTATTATTTTTGCTGCGGGCCATGTGGTTGCCGAATGGCCCGCAGCCATTGCCTACGGCGTACTCATGGCCCTTTTGTGGATATTGAGAAAAGATTTGATTTCCTGCATTGTTGCCCACGGGGTAACCAATATCGGATTGGCCCTTTATGTCTATTACTTCGGGCATTGGGAGTTGTGGTAA